A region from the Alnus glutinosa chromosome 5, dhAlnGlut1.1, whole genome shotgun sequence genome encodes:
- the LOC133868239 gene encoding ubiquitin domain-containing protein 7SL RNA2-like, whose product MDVIFEPQTGSPFSIEVGFFDTVLEIKEKIQKYQAIPISKQTLIFNGSVLQDNHNVEHCEILHSSHIQLIVSPDSDIAAIEVLESSSIDVGFKGLPTNPIVAPSRPTMAPPKKLKLTVLTRCGTKKIPVEMNVSDNVEELRKELEKLQQRLHFPLPEEGYFFIHKQNVMDEDQSFWWHHVGQGDTIEIFNGTVTRGS is encoded by the coding sequence ATGGATGTGATTTTTGAGCCACAGACAGGAAGCCCATTCTCCATTGAAGTCGGTTTCTTTGACACTGTACTAGAGATCaaagaaaagatacaaaaaTACCAAGCCATACCCATTTCAAAGCAAACACTTATCTTCAATGGCAGTGTCCTCCAAGACAACCACAATGTCGAGCACTGTGAAATCCTCCATAGCTCACACATTCAGCTCATTGTTTCTCCCGATTCCGATATAGCCGCTATTGAGGTTTTAGAAAGTTCGAGTATTGATGTCGGTTTCAAGGGGTTGCCGACGAATCCGATAGTGGCACCGTCTAGGCCGACTATGGCGCCGCCAAAGAAGTTAAAGCTAACGGTGTTGACAAGGTGCGGGACAAAGAAGATTCCAGTCGAGATGAATGTGTCGGATAATGTTGAGGAGCTGAGGAAGGAGTTGGAGAAGTTGCAGCAGAGGCTACATTTTCCTCTTCCGGAGGAGGGTTATTTTTTCATTCACAAGCAAAATGTGATGGATGAAGATCAGTCGTTTTGGTGGCACCATGTTGGGCAAGGTGATACCATAGAGATATTCAATGGGACTGTAACTAGAGGTTCATGA
- the LOC133867752 gene encoding uncharacterized protein LOC133867752 codes for MDVIFEPLRGRPFSIEVGFFDSVLEIKEKIQKYQAIPISKQTLIFNGNVLHDNRNVEHCEILQSSHVQLIVSPESDKAAVEIENLSLSKKIKLNIKTPTSKFHAPLEMDINDTIGRLKEKIQEMEAVPINRLVIHSSGTELQDHRSLRDYELSDNSDIDVSFRGSPTNLTVARLGLTTAGTKKLKLLVLTKCGTKKIPVEVNASDNVGELRKELQKLQQRLHFHLPQEGYFFIFEQNVMDDDKSFRWHHVGQGDTIEIFNGSVTGGS; via the coding sequence ATGGATGTGATTTTTGAGCCGCTGAGAGGAAGGCCATTCTCCATTGAAGTGGGTTTCTTTGACAGTGTCCTAGAGATCaaagaaaagatacaaaaaTACCAAGCCATACCCATTTCAAAGCAAACCCTTATCTTCAATGGCAATGTCCTCCATGACAACCGCAATGTCGAGCACTGCGAAATCCTCCAAAGCTCACACGTTCAGCTCATTGTTTCTCCCGAATCCGATAAGGCTGCTGTTGAGATTGAGAACTTGTCGCTGTCCAAGAAAATCAAGCTCAACATAAAAACCCCAACGTCCAAATTTCATGCCCCTCTAGAAATGGACATAAACGACACCATTGGACGGTTAAAGGAAAAGATACAAGAAATGGAAGCTGTTCCGATTAATCGGTTGGTGATTCACTCAAGCGGCACTGAATTACAAGACCATAGGTCTTTACGGGATTACGAGCTTTCGGACAATTCGGATATTGACGTCAGTTTCAGAGGGTCACCGACGAATTTGACGGTGGCACGGCTGGGGCTGACTACGGCTGGGACAAAGAAGTTAAAGCTATTGGTGTTGACAAAATGCGGGACGAAGAAGATTCCGGTCGAGGTGAATGCGTCGGATAATGTTGGGGAGCTGAGGAAGGAGCTGCAGAAGTTGCAGCAGAGGCTACATTTTCATCTTCCGCAGGAgggttattttttcattttcgaGCAGAATGTGATGGATGATGACAAGTCGTTTCGGTGGCACCATGTTGGGCAAGGTGATACCATAGAAATCTTCAATGGGAGTGTAACTGGCGGTTCATGA
- the LOC133869794 gene encoding tyrosyl-DNA phosphodiesterase 1, with protein MAQSQIGFLVPLSQNLEEDTSIPKLTLSEGPNVIGRNSVPVPDKRLSRKHLTLTASADGSANLFVEGTNPIVVDSGNKRKKLCSREKASIVDGAIIELIPGHHFFKYVTRGGDKNAPLLDNGEPSRKRSRHTKSQDGVEKKSLGQGSYMVVENSGKAQSKGESGEKAIQHFHVPNDKLPWTFRLLQVKGLPAWANTSCVSIRDVIQGDVLFAILSNYMVDIEWLLPACPTLSKIPHVLVVHGEGDGTLDHMKRNKPANWILHKPPLPISYGTHHSKAMLLVYPRGVRIIIHTANLIYVDWNNKSQGLWMQDFPWKDQNSPSKGCGFENDLIDYLSALKWPEFSVKFPALGNFSINPAFFKKFDYSEAAVRLIASVPGYHTGTNLKKWGHMKLRTVLQECTFDKEFKKSPLVYQFSSLGSLDEKWLAELASSMSSGFSEDKTPLGLGQPRIIWPTVEDVRCSLEGYAAGNAIPSPLKNVEKEFLKKYWAKWKASHTGRCRAMPHIKTFARYNDQKLAWFLLTSANLSKAAWGALQKNSSQLMIRSYELGVLFLPTSIERHGSGFSCTNNGDVMEDKCKLSENSEVERTKLVTLTGQGSRNSDSSSKVTPLPLPYELPPQPYTSEDVPWSWDRRYTKKDVYGQVWPRQVQLYSFQES; from the exons ATGGCTCAGTCTCAG attggaTTTTTGGTTCCTCTCTCTCAAAATCTAGAGGAAGACACATCAATTCCAAAGCTCACTCTCTCCGAAGGCCCAAATGTCATTGGCCGCAACAGTGTCCCTGTACCCGACAAGAGGCTCAGCCGCAAGCACCTCACTCTAACCGCTTCCGCCGATGGCTCGGCCAACTTGTTTGTG GAAGGTACGAATCCCATTGTGGTTGACTCCGGcaataaaagaaagaagcttTGTTCTCGAGAAAAAGCTTCCATTGTTGACGGTGCTATCATAGAGCTAATTCCGGGGCATCATTTCTTCAAGTATGTAACAAGGGGTGGTGACAAAAATGCACCTTTGCTTGATAATGGGGAGCCAAGTCGAAAGAGGTCGCGTCATACAAAGTCCCAG GATGGGGTGGAAAAGAAAAGCCTGGGACAAGGAAGTTATATGGTGGTTGAAAATTCTGGGAAGGCCCAGTCCAAGGGAGAGAGTGGTGAGAAGGCTATCCAACATTTCCATGTCCCTAATGATAAGTTACCTTGGACCTTTCGTCTTTTGCAAGTGAAAGGGCTACCAGCTTGGGCGAACACCTCTTGTGTTTCTATAAGGGATGTGATTCAG GGGGATGTTCTCTTTGCTATCCTTTCAAATTACATGGTAGACATCGAGTGGTTGTTACCTG CATGTCCAACACTTTCGAAAATCCCTCACGTGTTGGTTGTTCATGGGGAAGGTGATGGAACATTGGATCATATGAAg AGAAATAAGCCTGCAAACTGGATTCTGCACAAACCGCCCCTGCCTATTTCATATGGGACACACCATTCGAAGGCCATGCTTCTTGTCTATCCTCGTGGAGTGAGAATTATTATACATACAGCGAATCTAATATATGTAGATTGGAACAATAAAAGCCAAGGATTGTGGATGCAAGATTTCCCCTGGAAAGATCAAAATAGTCCAAGCAAAGGATGTGGATTTGAAAATGACTTGATTGATTATCTCAGTGCCTTGAAG tggCCTGAATTCTCTGTTAAATTTCCAGCCCTTGGAAACTTCAGTATCAATCCAGCTTTCTTTAAGAAGTTTGATTATAGTGAGGCGGCG GTCAGATTGATTGCTTCGGTCCCTGGATATCATACGGGTACCAATTTGAAGAAGTGGGGGCATATGAAGCTACGAACTGTTCTCCAGGAGTGTACTTTTGATAAAGAGTTCAAAAAATCCCCACTTGTTTATCAG TTCTCTTCTCTTGGTTCTTTGGATGAGAAGTGGCTGGCTGAGCTGGCTTCCTCGATGTCATCAGGCTTCTCCGAAGATAAAACACCTCTTGGTCTTGGGCAACCCCGTATTATATGGCCTACTGTGGAAGATGTCAGATGCTCTTTAGAG GGTTATGCGGCTGGAAATGCCATTCCAAGTCCACTAAAGAATGTGGAGAAAGAATTCTTGAAGAAGTATTGGGCAAAGTGGAAGGCAAGCCACACTGGTCGCTG TCGTGCAATGCCACATATAAAGACGTTCGCACGGTATAATGATCAGAAACTCGC TTGGTTTTTGCTGACTTCAGCAAATCTTAGCAAAGCTGCCTGGGGAGCCCTCCAGAAAAATAGTTCTCAGTTGATGATCCGTTCTTATGAG CTGGGAGTGCTATTTTTACCAACTTCTATTGAAAGACATGGTTCTGGATTTTCATGTACAAATAATGGGGATGTAATGGAG GATAAGTGCAAATTGTCAGAAAATTCTGAAGTTGAGAGAACAAAACTAGTGACTCTGACTGGGCAAGGAAGCAGAAATTCAGACTCATCATCTAAAGTAACTCCATTGCCTCTGCCTTATGAACTCCCTCCTCAACCCTACACTTCTGAAG ATGTCCCCTGGTCTTGGGACCGGCGCTACACCAAGAAAGATGTTTATGGTCAAGTATGGCCACGGCAAGTACAGCTGTATTCTTTTCAAGAGTCTTGA
- the LOC133868545 gene encoding chaperone protein dnaJ 50, protein MAPAEAFRWCAAVLALMLCLLVSPSTAIYCDEDDCYDLLGVSQNANGSEIKKAYYKLSLKYHPDKNPDPESRQLFVKIANAYEILKDEATREQYDYAIAHPEEVFYNTARYYRAYYGHKTDPRAVLVGLLLILSAFQYLNQWTRYNQAIEMVKKTPAYKNRLRALELERSGGTTNKKKTNKQMTKKIEDDLGKELELQIKGAEKPSIWDLVGLRFVLLPYTIGKLLLWTACWFWRYKVKKAPYSWEDASYLTRRSLGAPFEAWRNIDDSTKEDLVHRRLWEKSNMESYLSEMRKESKRRR, encoded by the exons ATGGCGCCAGCGGAAGCGTTCCGGTGGTGCGCCGCCGTGTTAGCGCTGATGCTGTGTCTTCTTGTCTCCCCATCAACGGCGATCTACTGCGACGAGGACGATTGCTACGATCTCCTAGG GGTTTCGCAGAATGCTAATGGTTCGGAAATCAAGAAAGCCTACTATAAGCTCTCACTAAAATA TCATCCGGATAAAAATCCCGACCCTGAATCGAGACAGCTGTTTGTCAAAATCGCCAATGCCTATGAG ATTTTGAAGGACGAGGCGACGCGAGAGCAATACGATTATGCAATTGCACATCCAGAGGAG gtaTTTTACAATACAGCCCGTTACTATCGTGCATATTATGGTCATAAAACA GATCCCCGTGCTGTCCTGGTTGGCCTTCTTTTGATTCTATCAGCATTTCAGTATCTCAATCAGTGGACAAGGTATAATCAG GCTATAGAAATGGTCAAGAAGACGCCTGCTTACAAAAATAGATTACGGGCTTTGGAACTCGAACGCAGCGGAGGAACCACAAATAAGAAGAAGACTAACAAGCAGATGACCAA GAAAATTGAAGACGATCTTGGAAAAGAACTTGAACTGCAGATAAAGGGAGCTGAAAAGCCCTCCATCTGGGATCTTGTTGGTCTCCGTTTCGTACTCCTACCTTACACCATTGGAAAG CTATTATTATGGACAGCTTGTTGGTTCTGGAGATACAAGGTGAAAAAAGCACCCTATTCTTGGGAAGATGCCTCTTACCTAACACGAAGATCCCTTGGAGCTCCCTTTGAAGCATGGAGAAATATTG ATGACTCCACGAAGGAAGATCTTGTTCATAGACGTTTATGGGAGAAATCCAACATGGAAAGCTACCTGTCTGAGATGCGGAAAGAATCAAAGCGCAGGAGATAA
- the LOC133869950 gene encoding uncharacterized protein LOC133869950 isoform X1 — MCKKYGHNTRTCTARMRHDERQERRRNFYRKHAADLDCNLDRLDGSSSAPSVAQSTASMPSAPSSATSSAPCVGNPTHPTGSRGQKRRREDGSSSASGQGQGRGASSASTQSRGQRSTRGRGASSEREGQGQGEGIATAQGRGQNTTRGRGESSTTTAQGRGQRSTRGRGASSQGEGIATAQGRGQKSNLGLATRTRISGRLRTSVLQTGMHKSKGKLLVDLTGNPAGPPKVPGGGPACSWGPPRSATGITFRVAPPDFDMHNLVAASTVIPQPEVQGVAKKNDKGKKKMWRV, encoded by the exons ATGTGCAAAAAATATGGTCACAATACTAGAACATGCACTGCAAGGATGCGACATGATGAAAGACAAGAACGTAGGCGGAATTTCTATAGAAAACATGCAGCAGATCTTGACTGCAATCTTGACAGG ttggaTGGTTCATCCAGTGCCCCATCTGTGGCCCAATCTACTGCATCAATGCCAAGTGCCCCATCCAGTGCCACATCCAGCGCCCCATGTGTTGGTAATCCTACTCACCCAACAGGAAGTAGGGGGcaaaagaggagaagagaagatgGTTCAAGCAGTGCGTCTGGACAAGGTCAGGGAAGGGGTGCAAGCAGTGCATCTACACAAAGTCGAGGTCAAAGGAGCACAAGAGGAAGGGGTGCAAGCAGtgaaagggaaggacaaggtcaggGTGAAGGCATTGCAACTGCACAAGGTAGAGGGCAAAATACGACAAGAGGAAGGGGTGAAAGCAGTACAACTACTGCACAAGGTCGAGGTCAAAGGAGCACAAGAGGAAGGGGTGCAAGCAGTCAGGGTGAAGGCATTGCTACTGCACAAGGTAGGGGGCAAAAGAGCAATCTCGGGTTGGCCACCAGGACAAGAATATCTGGCAGGTTGAGAACTTCTGTTTTACAAACAGGAATGCATAAGAGCAAAGGAAAACTCCTTGTCGATCTCACTGGAAACCCTGCTGGACCACCGAAAGTTCCAGGGGGTGGACCAGCATGCTCATGGGGTCCTCCCAGAAGTGCAACTGGTATCACTTTTAGAGTTGCTCCCCCTGATTTCGACATGCACAATTTGGTTGCTGCATCCACTGTCATTCCTCAACCAGAAGTACAAGGAgttgcaaagaagaatgacaaagggaagaaaaagatgtggagAGTCTGA
- the LOC133869950 gene encoding uncharacterized protein LOC133869950 isoform X2: MCKKYGHNTRTCTARMRHDERQERRRNFYRKHAADLDCNLDRLDGSSSAPSVAQSTASMPSAPSSATSSAPCVGNPTHPTGSRGQKRRREDGSSSASGQGQGRGASSASTQSRGQRSTRGRGASSQGEGIATAQGRGQKSNLGLATRTRISGRLRTSVLQTGMHKSKGKLLVDLTGNPAGPPKVPGGGPACSWGPPRSATGITFRVAPPDFDMHNLVAASTVIPQPEVQGVAKKNDKGKKKMWRV, translated from the exons ATGTGCAAAAAATATGGTCACAATACTAGAACATGCACTGCAAGGATGCGACATGATGAAAGACAAGAACGTAGGCGGAATTTCTATAGAAAACATGCAGCAGATCTTGACTGCAATCTTGACAGG ttggaTGGTTCATCCAGTGCCCCATCTGTGGCCCAATCTACTGCATCAATGCCAAGTGCCCCATCCAGTGCCACATCCAGCGCCCCATGTGTTGGTAATCCTACTCACCCAACAGGAAGTAGGGGGcaaaagaggagaagagaagatgGTTCAAGCAGTGCGTCTGGACAAGGTCAGGGAAGGGGTGCAAGCAGTGCATCTACACAAAGTCGAG GTCAAAGGAGCACAAGAGGAAGGGGTGCAAGCAGTCAGGGTGAAGGCATTGCTACTGCACAAGGTAGGGGGCAAAAGAGCAATCTCGGGTTGGCCACCAGGACAAGAATATCTGGCAGGTTGAGAACTTCTGTTTTACAAACAGGAATGCATAAGAGCAAAGGAAAACTCCTTGTCGATCTCACTGGAAACCCTGCTGGACCACCGAAAGTTCCAGGGGGTGGACCAGCATGCTCATGGGGTCCTCCCAGAAGTGCAACTGGTATCACTTTTAGAGTTGCTCCCCCTGATTTCGACATGCACAATTTGGTTGCTGCATCCACTGTCATTCCTCAACCAGAAGTACAAGGAgttgcaaagaagaatgacaaagggaagaaaaagatgtggagAGTCTGA